The following are from one region of the Phormidium sp. PBR-2020 genome:
- a CDS encoding AAA family ATPase yields the protein MTDSSKPLNYVSFFRAINPSKTLRVSRDEDRKYYIDFTQVRGVDIVRRLKHRIAVLLDDQPSCSLFTGHIGCGKSTELNKLQAELESEGFCVVNFESDEDLDMADVDVVDVLLIVARRVSQTLEKITEPEAKGLRRLLERTTEVLMTDIDIKASFGVPIPGEESSLKGGFDTEKKSFSLSAGIASLTIKAKNDPTIRERLSQYLNPQITGLLKTINEDLLEPGIESLKAKGYAGLVVIVDNLDRLDNRQKPSGRLQQEYLFVDRGHILSQLACHTIYTMPLGLRFSNEFGNLTQRFHYQPECLPMIALKRRTGEDCLEGLEKLKQMVLARAFPDLTESQRLERVGEIFDSMAVFDRLCRVSGGHVRDLLQLLAQWLEEEMQLPLTAATLEGTIANRCNEMTLAISQEEWHLLNQVRQTKQVQDEVGYNKLIRSRMVFEYREDRTSWFDVNPILLESPNLTPDPS from the coding sequence ATGACAGATTCCTCTAAGCCTCTGAATTATGTCTCCTTCTTTCGAGCCATCAATCCCAGTAAAACCTTGAGGGTAAGTCGGGATGAAGATAGGAAATATTATATCGACTTTACCCAGGTTCGAGGCGTTGATATTGTCCGGCGGCTCAAGCATCGCATTGCGGTTTTATTAGACGATCAGCCCAGTTGTTCCCTCTTTACTGGACATATTGGCTGCGGCAAATCCACGGAACTCAATAAATTGCAGGCAGAGTTAGAGTCTGAAGGATTTTGTGTGGTTAATTTTGAATCCGATGAAGATTTAGACATGGCAGATGTCGATGTGGTGGATGTTCTGCTGATTGTTGCGAGACGAGTTAGTCAAACCTTAGAAAAAATCACCGAGCCTGAGGCAAAAGGGTTACGACGCTTGCTTGAAAGAACCACAGAAGTTCTGATGACTGATATTGACATCAAGGCATCATTTGGTGTCCCTATTCCTGGGGAAGAGTCAAGCCTGAAAGGAGGATTTGACACTGAGAAAAAATCTTTTTCCTTGTCAGCAGGCATTGCCTCATTAACCATCAAAGCTAAAAATGACCCCACAATCCGCGAGCGATTAAGCCAATATCTAAATCCGCAAATTACGGGATTACTCAAGACCATCAATGAAGATTTACTTGAGCCAGGAATTGAGAGTTTGAAAGCCAAAGGCTATGCCGGGTTAGTCGTCATTGTTGATAACCTCGATCGCCTCGATAACCGCCAGAAACCCTCCGGGCGATTGCAGCAAGAGTATTTATTTGTCGATCGCGGGCATATTTTGAGTCAACTGGCCTGTCATACCATCTATACCATGCCCCTAGGCTTGCGCTTTTCTAATGAATTTGGCAACCTCACCCAGCGGTTTCACTATCAACCGGAATGTTTACCCATGATTGCCCTGAAACGACGGACGGGAGAGGACTGTCTGGAGGGATTAGAAAAACTCAAACAAATGGTCTTAGCCCGCGCCTTTCCTGACTTAACCGAGTCCCAACGACTCGAACGAGTGGGGGAAATCTTCGACAGTATGGCAGTGTTCGATCGCCTCTGTCGAGTCAGTGGCGGTCATGTGCGAGACTTACTGCAACTGTTAGCCCAATGGTTAGAAGAGGAAATGCAACTGCCCCTCACCGCAGCCACCTTAGAGGGGACAATCGCCAATCGCTGCAATGAAATGACCCTGGCAATTTCCCAAGAAGAATGGCACTTACTCAACCAAGTGCGGCAAACCAAGCAAGTGCAAGACGAAGTGGGCTATAACAAACTCATTCGCAGTCGCATGGTCTTTGAATATCGAGAAGACCGAACCTCCTGGTTTGACGTCAATCCCATCCTCCTAGAATCCCCCAACCTAACCCCAGACCCATCCTAA
- the dcm gene encoding DNA (cytosine-5-)-methyltransferase, with protein sequence MVSSYQGWNLTDAEREKYRQTSKASSQAKAKAMRGEGLTPVHEINHPNLNPEDLMPQLPKHGLRSLSLFSGGGGLDLGFERAGFDHIASYEVLEDAGKTLKQNRSNWTVFSGKSGDVRQVDWTIYRNQVDVVHGGPPCQPFSIAGRQQGKGDERDMFPEFVRAILEIRPSAFVAENVSALSSKKFNDYVFNEIQKPLLKQYNVLQITLYAPDFGIPQSRKRVFFVGFKDRNFFNKFVKPEPVYTWEHLVIKRHQTTSASSPEQLNLFELDHPQLKPCLGVREALGLPDIGVDALAPTLRSGLTGPRHTTSILNSSSAQKLWRTLEIWPNGVAANRENARLFVAKNKHFRLSVADCAILQGFPESWQFSGAVYMALGQIGNAVPPPLGYQVACAIHQALKPSTVQG encoded by the coding sequence ATGGTATCATCCTATCAAGGTTGGAATCTAACGGACGCAGAACGAGAAAAATATCGCCAAACCTCAAAAGCATCGAGTCAAGCGAAAGCTAAAGCGATGCGCGGGGAGGGGTTAACTCCTGTTCATGAGATTAACCATCCTAACTTAAACCCTGAAGATTTAATGCCGCAATTACCTAAACATGGCTTGCGATCGCTCTCTTTATTCAGTGGTGGAGGTGGCTTAGACTTGGGATTTGAGCGAGCCGGATTTGACCATATTGCCTCTTATGAAGTCTTAGAAGATGCTGGAAAAACCCTGAAACAGAATCGGTCAAACTGGACTGTATTTTCAGGAAAATCAGGTGATGTTCGACAGGTAGATTGGACAATCTATCGGAATCAGGTCGATGTAGTCCACGGCGGCCCTCCCTGTCAGCCGTTTTCAATTGCGGGAAGACAGCAGGGAAAAGGGGATGAACGAGATATGTTTCCTGAGTTTGTGCGGGCTATCTTGGAAATTAGACCTTCTGCTTTTGTGGCAGAAAATGTTTCGGCATTGTCGAGCAAAAAATTTAATGACTATGTTTTTAACGAAATACAAAAACCACTCTTAAAACAATATAACGTACTGCAAATTACGTTATATGCACCAGATTTTGGGATTCCTCAATCGAGAAAGCGTGTCTTTTTTGTTGGCTTCAAAGACAGAAACTTCTTTAATAAATTTGTAAAACCTGAGCCAGTTTATACCTGGGAACATCTAGTTATAAAGCGTCATCAGACAACAAGTGCATCCTCTCCAGAACAACTCAATTTATTTGAATTAGACCATCCCCAATTAAAGCCTTGTTTGGGAGTAAGAGAAGCGTTAGGACTCCCGGATATTGGTGTTGACGCTCTAGCCCCCACCCTTCGCAGTGGTTTAACCGGCCCCCGTCATACTACCTCAATTTTAAATAGTTCTTCGGCTCAAAAACTCTGGAGAACCCTCGAAATTTGGCCCAATGGTGTAGCAGCTAATCGGGAAAATGCTAGATTATTTGTTGCTAAAAATAAGCACTTTCGTCTCTCTGTTGCTGACTGTGCAATTTTGCAAGGATTTCCGGAATCTTGGCAGTTTTCTGGAGCAGTTTATATGGCATTGGGGCAAATTGGTAATGCTGTTCCTCCGCCGTTAGGTTATCAAGTAGCTTGTGCAATTCATCAGGCGTTAAAGCCATCAACCGTTCAGGGTTAG